A region from the Streptomyces lydicus genome encodes:
- a CDS encoding maleylpyruvate isomerase family mycothiol-dependent enzyme, with protein sequence MPPAARKPRPRRYDPKKTRSAVTAQLAHVQEAVRALGPGQLALPTRLGDWTVRELAAHLSMAVGSVARSLERPVPARAEATLLQWPSAAAPRAADVDARTRALADAHDPVELLERTAAEFAEVVAPEPDDRLVPVLPGAMPLADFLVTRCLELVVHTDDLAAATGREIPFDRQALATTTRLLADVLADRAPGGSVELRIPPFAVVQCVAGPKHTRGTPPNVVETDPLTWIRLATGRTSWAEALDAATVSAGGERADISGYLPVLS encoded by the coding sequence ATGCCGCCTGCCGCCCGGAAGCCGCGCCCCCGCCGGTACGACCCGAAGAAGACCCGCAGTGCCGTCACGGCCCAGCTCGCGCACGTCCAGGAGGCCGTACGCGCCCTTGGGCCGGGCCAGTTGGCGCTGCCGACCCGGCTCGGTGACTGGACGGTGCGCGAGCTGGCGGCGCATCTGTCCATGGCCGTGGGGAGCGTGGCGCGCAGCCTTGAGCGGCCGGTGCCGGCGCGGGCGGAGGCCACCCTGCTTCAGTGGCCGTCGGCGGCCGCGCCGCGCGCCGCCGACGTCGACGCGCGCACCCGCGCCCTGGCCGACGCGCACGACCCGGTGGAGCTGCTGGAACGCACCGCGGCCGAGTTCGCCGAGGTCGTCGCGCCGGAGCCGGACGACCGGCTGGTGCCGGTCCTGCCCGGCGCGATGCCGCTGGCGGACTTCCTCGTCACCCGCTGCCTCGAACTCGTCGTGCACACCGACGACCTCGCGGCGGCGACCGGCCGGGAGATCCCCTTCGACCGCCAGGCCCTGGCCACCACCACCCGCCTGCTGGCCGACGTCCTGGCGGACCGGGCCCCCGGCGGTTCGGTGGAGCTGCGGATTCCGCCGTTCGCCGTGGTGCAGTGCGTGGCGGGCCCCAAGCACACCCGCGGCACCCCGCCGAATGTCGTCGAGACCGACCCGCTGACCTGGATACGGCTGGCCACCGGCCGTACGTCCTGGGCCGAGGCGCTGGACGCGGCGACGGTCAGCGCCGGCGGCGAACGGGCCGATATCAGCGGATATCTGCCCGTGCTGAGCTGA
- a CDS encoding ABC transporter ATP-binding protein: MKGIDFTVDRGELFALLGTNGAGKTSTLELLEGLAAPTSGRIRVLGHDPFREREKVRPHIGVMLQEGGFPAELTPAETLRMWAGCTTGARPVEEALGSVGLDRRKDVRVKQLSGGERRRLDLALALLGRPEVLFLDEPTTGLDTEARHATWELVRELRDSGTTIVLTTHYLEEAEELADRLAILHGGRIAAAGYVADVVAAHPSHLSFELPDGFHVGDLPPLGELGVTGHETTGRTVRLRTDELQRTATGVLVWAQDKGITLRGLDVRSASLEEAFLHIAKGLENA; this comes from the coding sequence GTGAAGGGCATCGACTTCACCGTCGACCGGGGCGAGCTGTTCGCGCTGCTCGGCACCAACGGTGCGGGCAAGACCTCCACCCTCGAACTGCTGGAGGGCCTGGCCGCGCCCACGTCCGGGCGGATCCGGGTCCTCGGCCATGATCCGTTCCGGGAGCGGGAAAAAGTGCGGCCCCATATCGGCGTCATGCTGCAGGAGGGCGGATTCCCCGCCGAGCTGACACCGGCGGAGACCCTGCGGATGTGGGCGGGGTGCACCACCGGGGCGCGCCCGGTCGAGGAAGCCCTCGGCTCCGTGGGACTGGACCGCCGCAAGGACGTCCGGGTCAAGCAGCTGTCCGGCGGCGAGCGCCGGCGGCTGGATCTCGCCCTCGCGCTGCTGGGGCGGCCCGAGGTGCTGTTCCTGGACGAGCCGACGACCGGGCTGGACACCGAGGCGCGTCATGCCACCTGGGAACTGGTCCGCGAGCTGCGGGACTCCGGCACCACGATCGTGCTGACCACGCACTATCTCGAAGAAGCCGAGGAGCTGGCGGACCGGCTGGCGATTTTGCACGGCGGGCGGATAGCGGCGGCGGGGTACGTCGCGGACGTGGTCGCCGCGCACCCCTCGCACCTCTCCTTCGAGCTGCCCGACGGATTCCACGTCGGCGATCTCCCGCCACTGGGGGAACTGGGAGTCACCGGCCATGAGACGACCGGGCGCACGGTCCGGCTGCGGACGGACGAACTGCAGCGGACCGCGACGGGGGTGCTGGTCTGGGCGCAGGACAAGGGGATAACGCTGCGCGGACTGGACGTCAGATCCGCATCCCTGGAAGAGGCATTTCTGCACATCGCAAAGGGGCTGGAGAACGCATGA
- a CDS encoding helix-turn-helix domain-containing protein, giving the protein MDLEQRLAEVERRLTALERSAARPPASAPEREPDEELWALRGLKEQWAELGADNGGVLFTGAVRTPAGLRYEWQYGLATDTLLDDDWAAAAESFAALGQPLRLRLLREILGGRCTAAELTELDGTGTTGQIYHHLRQLTAAGWLQTAARGRYEVPAGRVVPLLVMLTAAGC; this is encoded by the coding sequence ATGGATCTGGAGCAGCGGCTGGCCGAGGTGGAGCGCCGGCTGACGGCGCTGGAACGGTCCGCCGCCCGTCCTCCGGCTTCCGCGCCCGAGCGGGAGCCGGACGAGGAGCTGTGGGCGCTGCGCGGCCTCAAGGAGCAGTGGGCCGAACTCGGCGCCGACAACGGCGGAGTGCTCTTCACCGGGGCCGTACGGACGCCTGCCGGACTGCGCTACGAATGGCAGTACGGCCTGGCCACCGACACCCTGCTGGACGACGACTGGGCGGCCGCCGCCGAGTCGTTCGCCGCACTCGGCCAGCCCCTGCGGCTGCGGCTGCTGCGCGAGATCCTCGGTGGCCGCTGCACCGCCGCCGAACTCACCGAGCTCGACGGCACGGGCACGACCGGCCAGATCTACCACCACCTGCGGCAGTTGACCGCCGCCGGCTGGCTGCAGACGGCCGCCCGCGGCCGCTACGAGGTTCCGGCCGGCCGCGTCGTACCGCTGCTGGTGATGCTGACCGCCGCCGGGTGCTGA
- the purQ gene encoding phosphoribosylformylglycinamidine synthase subunit PurQ — translation MTSRIGVITFPGTLDDRDTQRAVRVAGAEAVPLWHRDKDLKQVDAVVLPGGFSYGDYLRAGAISRFSPVMETVIEQARAGMPVLGICNGFQVLTETHLLPGAMLRNNHLHFICRDQKLRVENAETSWTSDYASGQEISIPLKNIDGRYVADERTLDMLEAEGRVAFRYLDGNPNGSLRDIAGITNEARNVVGLMPHPEHAVEPLIGTGRTDGLGFFTSILKKLVNA, via the coding sequence ATGACCTCGCGGATCGGAGTCATCACCTTCCCCGGCACGCTCGACGACCGCGACACCCAGCGCGCGGTCCGGGTCGCCGGTGCCGAGGCGGTGCCGCTGTGGCACCGCGACAAGGACCTCAAGCAGGTCGACGCCGTGGTGCTGCCCGGCGGATTCTCGTACGGCGACTATCTGCGGGCCGGTGCCATTTCCCGGTTCTCGCCGGTGATGGAGACTGTGATCGAGCAGGCCAGGGCCGGTATGCCGGTCCTCGGCATCTGCAACGGCTTCCAGGTGCTCACCGAGACCCACCTGCTGCCCGGCGCCATGCTGCGCAACAACCATCTGCACTTCATCTGCCGCGACCAGAAGCTGCGGGTGGAGAACGCGGAGACCTCCTGGACGTCGGACTACGCGTCCGGCCAGGAGATCAGCATCCCGCTGAAGAACATCGACGGCCGGTACGTCGCCGACGAGCGCACGCTCGACATGCTGGAGGCCGAGGGCCGGGTCGCCTTCCGCTACCTGGACGGCAACCCCAACGGCTCGCTCCGCGACATCGCCGGCATCACCAATGAGGCGCGCAATGTCGTCGGCCTCATGCCGCACCCCGAGCACGCCGTGGAGCCGCTGATCGGTACGGGGCGTACCGACGGCCTCGGGTTCTTCACCTCGATCCTGAAGAAGCTGGTCAACGCATGA
- a CDS encoding ABC transporter permease has product MSAGTSQAVGDARGGIPAETRTAGRLQALGRAELTLLVRNKSALYTSLFLPIVMAFAMRQGVGSMNLAGTGLSVGTVLLPGTLGCVLVFAVYSNVTAAYVARREELVLKRLRTGELRDLEILTGTALPSVLIGLAQCVLLAALGALVLDTDLPTAPHLLIAGVLLGMVTVVGLAAATSAFARSTESAQLIVMPFIMLSLAGSGVMVPLDIFPERIAEFLAFLPLSPAMELIRGGWTGGGDLKETVGQLITGLAWAGLALFAVQRWFRWEPRR; this is encoded by the coding sequence ATGAGTGCAGGTACAAGCCAAGCTGTCGGCGATGCGCGGGGCGGAATTCCCGCGGAAACCCGCACCGCAGGCCGTCTGCAGGCCCTGGGGCGGGCCGAGTTGACGCTTCTCGTCCGTAACAAGTCCGCGCTGTACACCTCGTTGTTCCTGCCGATTGTGATGGCCTTCGCCATGCGGCAGGGGGTCGGTTCGATGAATCTGGCCGGCACGGGCTTGTCGGTCGGAACCGTGCTGTTGCCCGGCACTCTCGGCTGCGTTCTGGTCTTTGCCGTCTACTCCAACGTCACCGCCGCCTACGTCGCCCGGCGCGAGGAACTGGTGCTCAAGCGTCTGCGCACCGGAGAACTGCGGGATCTGGAAATACTGACCGGCACCGCGCTGCCCTCGGTGCTGATAGGGCTGGCGCAGTGCGTGCTCCTCGCCGCCCTCGGCGCTCTGGTGCTGGACACCGACCTGCCCACCGCACCGCACCTCCTGATCGCAGGAGTGCTGCTGGGCATGGTCACGGTCGTCGGGCTCGCAGCGGCGACCTCCGCCTTCGCGAGGTCGACCGAGTCCGCTCAGCTGATCGTGATGCCCTTCATCATGCTGTCGCTGGCCGGGTCCGGGGTAATGGTCCCCCTGGACATCTTTCCGGAGCGGATCGCCGAGTTCCTCGCGTTCCTGCCGCTGTCGCCGGCGATGGAGCTGATACGCGGCGGCTGGACCGGTGGCGGGGACCTCAAGGAGACGGTGGGGCAGCTGATCACCGGCTTGGCCTGGGCCGGGCTCGCGCTGTTTGCTGTGCAGCGGTGGTTCCGCTGGGAGCCGCGGCGCTGA
- a CDS encoding histone-like nucleoid-structuring protein Lsr2, which produces MAQRVVVTLSDDIDGGEAAETVAFGLDGKSYEIDLNPANAKKLRGALAPFVEAGRKRAKSGKAYHRTAVNPDPAAVRAWARSHQMDVPPRGRIPKKVYEAFNAANH; this is translated from the coding sequence GTGGCGCAGCGCGTAGTAGTAACGCTCTCCGATGACATCGACGGAGGAGAAGCCGCAGAGACGGTCGCCTTCGGATTGGACGGGAAGTCGTACGAGATCGACCTCAATCCAGCCAATGCGAAGAAACTGCGCGGCGCTCTCGCCCCGTTCGTGGAGGCCGGCCGCAAGCGGGCCAAGTCCGGCAAGGCCTACCACCGCACCGCGGTGAACCCCGACCCCGCGGCCGTCCGCGCCTGGGCACGGTCCCACCAGATGGACGTCCCCCCGCGCGGCCGGATCCCCAAGAAGGTCTACGAGGCCTTCAACGCCGCCAACCACTAG
- the purF gene encoding amidophosphoribosyltransferase has translation MPRGDGRLSHDLLPGEKGPQDACGVFGVWAPGEEVAKLTYFGLYALQHRGQESAGIAVSNGSQILVFKDMGLVSQVFDETSLGSLQGHIAVGHARYSTTGASVWENAQPTFRATAHGSIALGHNGNLVNTAELADLVSALPREGGRATQVAATNDTDLVTALLAGQVDEDGKPLTVEEAAPRVLPKVKGAFSLCFMDEHTLYAARDPQGIRPLVLGRLERGWVVASETAALDICGASFIREIEPGEMVAIDENGLRSSRFAEARPKGCVFEYVYLARPDTDIAGRNVYLSRVEMGRKLAAEAPADADLVIATPESGTPAAVGYAEASGIPYGSGLVKNSYVGRTFIQPSQTIRQLGIRLKLNPLKEVIRGKRLVVVDDSIVRGNTQRALVRMLREAGALEVHIRISSPPIKWPCFFGIDFATRAELIANGLSVEEIGKSLGADSLAYISIDGMTEATTIAKPNLCRACFDGEYPMELPDPGLLGKHLLESETASGTTSDVDGVQTLTAGVGGADALRRP, from the coding sequence GTGCCACGTGGTGACGGACGACTCAGCCACGACCTGCTCCCCGGTGAGAAGGGCCCCCAGGACGCTTGCGGCGTCTTCGGTGTCTGGGCTCCGGGTGAAGAGGTCGCCAAACTCACCTATTTCGGGCTGTATGCGCTGCAGCACCGTGGACAGGAGTCCGCGGGCATCGCGGTGAGCAACGGCTCCCAGATCCTCGTTTTCAAGGACATGGGCCTGGTCTCCCAGGTCTTCGACGAGACTTCGCTCGGCTCCCTCCAGGGCCATATCGCCGTGGGCCATGCCCGCTACTCCACCACCGGTGCCTCGGTGTGGGAGAACGCCCAGCCGACGTTCCGTGCGACCGCGCACGGCTCGATCGCGCTCGGCCACAACGGCAACCTGGTGAACACCGCCGAGCTGGCGGATCTGGTCTCCGCGCTGCCCCGCGAGGGCGGCCGGGCGACCCAGGTCGCGGCCACCAACGACACCGACCTGGTGACGGCCCTGCTGGCCGGCCAGGTCGACGAGGACGGCAAGCCGCTGACCGTCGAGGAGGCCGCCCCGCGCGTCCTGCCGAAGGTCAAGGGCGCCTTCTCGCTCTGCTTCATGGACGAGCACACGCTCTACGCCGCCCGCGACCCGCAGGGCATCCGCCCGCTGGTCCTCGGCCGCCTGGAGCGCGGCTGGGTGGTCGCCTCCGAGACCGCCGCCCTCGACATCTGCGGTGCCAGCTTCATCCGGGAGATCGAGCCCGGCGAGATGGTCGCCATCGACGAGAACGGCCTGCGCAGCAGCCGCTTCGCCGAGGCCCGCCCCAAGGGCTGCGTCTTCGAGTACGTCTACCTCGCCCGCCCGGACACCGACATCGCCGGCCGCAACGTGTACCTCTCCCGGGTGGAGATGGGCCGCAAGCTGGCCGCCGAGGCGCCGGCCGATGCCGACCTGGTGATAGCGACGCCGGAGTCCGGCACGCCCGCCGCCGTCGGATACGCCGAAGCCAGCGGCATCCCCTACGGCTCGGGCCTGGTCAAGAACTCCTACGTCGGCCGGACCTTCATCCAGCCCTCGCAGACCATCCGCCAGCTCGGTATCCGGCTCAAGCTCAACCCGCTCAAGGAAGTCATCCGCGGCAAGCGCCTGGTGGTCGTCGACGACTCGATCGTCCGCGGCAACACCCAGCGCGCCCTGGTCCGGATGCTGCGCGAGGCCGGCGCTCTCGAGGTCCACATCCGGATCTCGTCCCCGCCGATCAAGTGGCCGTGCTTCTTCGGCATCGACTTCGCCACCCGCGCGGAGCTGATCGCCAACGGGCTGAGCGTGGAGGAGATCGGCAAGTCGCTGGGCGCCGATTCGCTCGCGTACATCTCCATCGACGGCATGACCGAGGCGACCACGATCGCCAAGCCGAACCTGTGCCGCGCCTGCTTCGACGGCGAGTACCCGATGGAGCTGCCCGACCCGGGGCTGCTGGGCAAGCACCTCCTGGAGTCGGAGACCGCGAGCGGGACCACGTCCGACGTGGACGGCGTCCAGACGCTCACCGCCGGGGTCGGCGGGGCCGACGCGCTGCGTCGCCCGTAG
- the purM gene encoding phosphoribosylformylglycinamidine cyclo-ligase, translating into MSAESSGASYAAAGVDIEAGDRAVDLMKEWVKKATRPEVVGGLGGFAGLFDASALKRYERPLLASATDGVGTKVDIARKMGVYDSIGHDLVGMVVDDLVVCGAEPLFMTDYICVGKVYPERVAAIVKGIAEGCVLAGCALVGGETAEHPGLLGADEFDVAGAGTGVVEADRVLGADRIRTGDAVIAMASSGLHSNGYSLVRHVLFDRAGMALDREIPEFGRTLGEELLEPTKIYSLDCLALTRTTEVHAFSHITGGGLANNLARVIPDGLHATVDRTTWTPGPVFDLVGAAGSVARPELEKTLNMGVGMMAVVPQGSVEAALTTLADRGVDAWVSGEITDRGDRAEAVTLTGDYAS; encoded by the coding sequence ATGTCCGCTGAATCCTCCGGTGCCAGCTACGCCGCCGCGGGCGTCGACATCGAAGCCGGCGACCGCGCCGTGGACCTGATGAAGGAGTGGGTGAAGAAGGCCACCCGCCCCGAGGTCGTCGGCGGCCTCGGCGGCTTCGCCGGCCTCTTCGACGCCTCCGCCCTCAAGCGCTACGAGCGCCCGCTGCTCGCCTCGGCGACCGACGGCGTCGGCACCAAGGTCGACATCGCCCGCAAGATGGGCGTCTACGACAGCATCGGCCACGACCTCGTCGGCATGGTCGTCGACGACCTGGTCGTCTGCGGTGCCGAGCCGCTGTTCATGACGGACTACATCTGCGTCGGCAAGGTCTACCCCGAGCGGGTCGCCGCGATCGTCAAGGGCATCGCCGAGGGCTGTGTGCTGGCCGGCTGTGCGCTGGTCGGCGGCGAGACCGCGGAACACCCGGGGCTGCTGGGCGCGGACGAGTTCGATGTCGCGGGAGCCGGCACCGGCGTCGTCGAGGCGGACCGGGTGCTGGGCGCGGATCGTATCCGTACGGGCGACGCGGTGATCGCCATGGCGTCCTCCGGGCTTCACTCGAACGGGTACTCGCTGGTCCGTCATGTGCTGTTCGACCGTGCCGGAATGGCCCTGGACCGGGAGATCCCGGAGTTCGGCCGCACGCTCGGCGAGGAGCTCCTGGAGCCCACCAAGATCTACTCGCTGGACTGCCTGGCGCTGACCCGTACGACCGAGGTGCACGCCTTCTCGCACATCACCGGCGGCGGCCTGGCCAACAACCTCGCCCGGGTGATCCCGGACGGTCTGCACGCCACCGTCGACCGCACCACCTGGACGCCGGGGCCGGTCTTCGACCTGGTCGGCGCGGCCGGCTCGGTCGCCCGCCCGGAGCTGGAGAAGACCCTGAACATGGGCGTCGGCATGATGGCCGTCGTGCCACAGGGTTCGGTGGAGGCCGCCCTGACCACGCTGGCCGACCGCGGCGTGGACGCCTGGGTCAGCGGCGAGATCACCGACCGCGGTGACCGCGCAGAGGCAGTGACCCTGACCGGTGACTACGCGAGCTGA
- a CDS encoding DUF3073 domain-containing protein — protein sequence MGRGRAKAKQTKVARQLKYSSGGTDLSRLADELGATPSNQQPPNAEPFEEDEDDDPYARYADLYNSDDDEEDEGESSQQRRRA from the coding sequence ATGGGGCGCGGCCGGGCCAAGGCCAAGCAGACAAAGGTCGCCCGCCAGCTGAAGTACAGCAGCGGTGGGACGGATCTCTCACGACTGGCCGACGAGCTGGGTGCAACACCGTCGAACCAGCAGCCTCCGAACGCCGAGCCGTTCGAGGAGGACGAGGACGACGACCCGTACGCACGGTACGCAGATCTGTACAACAGCGACGACGACGAAGAGGACGAGGGCGAATCGTCCCAGCAGCGTCGTCGCGCTTGA
- a CDS encoding M23 family metallopeptidase yields the protein MKSTTERKLARNAARACLLIFLVIVVASFFADIPLWWSWIPLALWILIAFGVNRRAARAEADGATGQAREPVAVAAPVSGRWKALNSPADKVPSHGTRAYGQAYAIDIVAEPEPGSRPAFGWWPLVRRNEDFPAFGAPLLAVADATVVRAEDGSRDHLSRTSWPAAVYLLALEGPARTLGGARWLLGNHVILDLGGGVHALYAHVRRGSLTVRTGDRVRAGQTLGQCGDSGNSSEPHVHFQLMDAADPVTAQGVPFTWQGVGLPRNGETFEAAQPRTTTAS from the coding sequence ATGAAGTCCACCACTGAACGCAAGCTCGCCAGGAACGCCGCACGTGCCTGCCTGCTGATCTTCCTCGTGATCGTCGTCGCGAGCTTCTTCGCCGACATACCGTTGTGGTGGAGCTGGATTCCCCTGGCCCTCTGGATACTGATCGCCTTCGGCGTGAACCGCCGGGCGGCCCGCGCGGAGGCGGACGGCGCGACGGGGCAGGCCCGCGAACCGGTGGCGGTCGCCGCCCCGGTCAGCGGCCGCTGGAAGGCTCTCAACAGCCCCGCCGACAAGGTCCCCAGCCATGGCACACGTGCCTACGGGCAGGCCTACGCGATAGACATCGTGGCAGAACCGGAGCCGGGCTCCAGGCCCGCCTTCGGCTGGTGGCCCCTGGTCCGCCGCAACGAGGACTTCCCGGCCTTCGGTGCGCCCCTGCTCGCCGTAGCCGACGCCACCGTCGTCCGCGCCGAGGACGGCAGCCGCGACCATCTCAGCCGCACGTCCTGGCCCGCGGCCGTCTACCTGCTCGCCCTGGAGGGCCCGGCCCGCACGCTCGGTGGCGCCCGCTGGCTGCTCGGCAACCATGTGATCCTCGACCTGGGAGGCGGCGTCCACGCGCTCTACGCCCATGTCCGCCGCGGTTCGCTCACCGTCCGTACGGGCGACCGGGTGCGGGCCGGTCAAACCCTCGGCCAGTGCGGCGACTCCGGCAACAGCAGCGAGCCGCACGTCCACTTCCAGCTCATGGACGCCGCCGACCCGGTCACCGCCCAGGGCGTCCCGTTCACCTGGCAGGGCGTCGGCCTCCCGCGTAACGGCGAGACCTTCGAGGCCGCCCAGCCGCGGACGACAACGGCGAGCTGA
- the purL gene encoding phosphoribosylformylglycinamidine synthase subunit PurL: MAERSEGTIKHSLDTVKHAAETPDTDQPWAELGLKQDEYQRIREILGRRPTGAELAMYSVMWSEHCSYKSSKVHLKQFGEKAPENDALLVGIGENAGVVDVGQGYAVTFKVESHNHPSYIEPYQGAATGVGGIVRDILAMGARPVAVVDPLRFGAADHPDTKRVLPGVVSGIGGYGNCLGLPNIGGEVVFDACYQGNPLVNAGCIGVMKHEDIHLAKASGAGNKVILYGARTGGDGIGGVSVLASETFDDSKPAKRPAVQVGDPFQEKLLIECTLEIFKADLVDGIQDLGGAGLSCATSELASAGSGGMRVELDTVPLRDSSLSPEEILMSESQERMCAIVEPGKVDRFLEICEKWDVIATVIGEVTEGSQLEIFWHGEQIVDVPPRTVAHEGPVYQRPYARPDWQDALQADDAAKLARPANADELRAQVLALVASPNQASKAWITDQYDRFVQGNTVLAQPEDAGMVRIDEDSNLGVALATDGNGRYAKLDPYTGAQLALAEAYRNVAASGAKPLAVSDCLNFGSPEDPAVMWQFAEATRGLADACQTLGTPVTGGNVSLYNQTGEVAIHPTPVVAVLGVIDDVNRRTPIAFADEGQLLYLLGDTREELGGSAWSQVVHDHLGGLPPKVDLERERLLAEVLISASRDGMIDAAHDLSDGGLIQAVVESCLRGGKGARLVVPDGLDPFVLLFSESAGRAVVAVPRSEELRFTDMCGARGLPATRIGVIDGTEIDVQGQFSIPLSELKDAHEATIPGLIA, from the coding sequence ATGGCCGAGCGAAGCGAGGGCACCATTAAGCACAGCCTCGACACCGTCAAGCACGCCGCCGAGACGCCGGACACCGACCAGCCGTGGGCCGAGCTCGGTCTGAAGCAGGACGAGTACCAGCGCATCCGCGAGATCCTCGGCCGCCGTCCCACCGGCGCCGAACTCGCCATGTACTCGGTCATGTGGTCCGAGCACTGCTCCTACAAGAGCAGCAAGGTCCATCTGAAGCAGTTCGGCGAGAAGGCCCCGGAGAACGACGCGCTGCTCGTCGGCATCGGCGAGAACGCCGGTGTCGTCGACGTCGGCCAGGGCTACGCCGTCACCTTCAAGGTGGAGTCCCACAACCACCCCTCGTACATCGAGCCCTACCAGGGCGCGGCCACCGGCGTCGGCGGCATCGTCCGCGACATCCTCGCCATGGGTGCCCGCCCGGTCGCCGTCGTGGACCCGCTGCGGTTCGGCGCCGCCGACCACCCCGACACCAAGCGCGTCCTGCCGGGCGTGGTGTCGGGCATCGGCGGCTACGGCAACTGCCTGGGCCTGCCCAACATCGGCGGCGAGGTCGTCTTCGACGCCTGCTACCAGGGCAACCCGCTGGTCAACGCCGGCTGCATCGGCGTCATGAAGCACGAGGACATCCACCTCGCCAAGGCGTCCGGCGCGGGCAACAAGGTCATCCTCTACGGCGCCCGCACCGGCGGCGACGGCATCGGCGGTGTCTCCGTGCTGGCCTCGGAGACCTTCGACGACTCCAAGCCCGCCAAGCGCCCCGCCGTCCAGGTCGGCGACCCCTTCCAGGAGAAGCTGCTCATCGAGTGCACCCTGGAGATCTTCAAGGCGGACCTGGTCGACGGCATCCAGGACCTCGGCGGCGCCGGGCTGTCCTGCGCCACCAGCGAGCTGGCCTCGGCCGGCTCCGGCGGGATGCGCGTCGAGCTGGACACCGTGCCGCTGCGTGACTCCTCCCTCTCGCCCGAGGAAATCCTCATGAGCGAGTCGCAGGAGCGGATGTGCGCGATCGTCGAGCCGGGGAAGGTCGACCGCTTCCTGGAGATCTGCGAGAAGTGGGACGTCATCGCGACCGTCATCGGTGAGGTGACGGAGGGCTCGCAGCTGGAGATCTTCTGGCACGGCGAGCAGATCGTGGACGTACCGCCGCGCACCGTCGCCCATGAGGGCCCGGTCTACCAGCGCCCGTATGCCCGGCCCGACTGGCAGGACGCCCTCCAGGCCGACGACGCGGCCAAGCTGGCCCGCCCGGCGAACGCGGACGAGCTGCGCGCGCAGGTTCTCGCGCTGGTGGCCTCGCCCAACCAGGCCTCCAAGGCGTGGATCACCGACCAGTACGACCGGTTCGTGCAGGGCAACACGGTCCTCGCGCAGCCGGAGGACGCCGGTATGGTCCGGATCGACGAGGACAGCAACCTCGGTGTCGCGCTCGCCACGGACGGCAACGGGCGCTACGCCAAGCTCGATCCGTACACCGGCGCGCAGCTGGCGCTGGCCGAGGCGTACCGCAACGTCGCCGCGTCCGGTGCCAAGCCGCTGGCCGTCTCCGACTGCCTGAACTTCGGTTCGCCCGAGGACCCGGCCGTGATGTGGCAGTTCGCCGAGGCCACCCGTGGTCTCGCCGACGCCTGCCAGACCCTCGGCACGCCGGTCACCGGCGGCAATGTGTCGCTCTACAACCAGACCGGCGAGGTGGCGATCCACCCGACCCCGGTCGTCGCCGTGCTCGGCGTGATCGACGATGTGAACCGCCGTACCCCGATCGCCTTCGCGGACGAGGGCCAGCTGCTCTACCTGCTGGGCGACACCCGTGAGGAACTGGGCGGTTCGGCCTGGTCGCAGGTGGTGCACGACCACCTCGGCGGTCTGCCGCCGAAGGTGGACCTGGAGCGCGAGCGGCTGCTGGCCGAGGTGCTGATCTCCGCCTCCCGCGACGGCATGATCGACGCCGCGCACGACCTCTCCGACGGCGGTCTGATCCAGGCCGTGGTGGAGTCCTGCCTGCGCGGCGGCAAGGGTGCCCGCCTCGTCGTTCCCGACGGGCTCGACCCCTTCGTGCTGCTCTTCTCCGAGTCGGCGGGCCGGGCCGTGGTGGCCGTGCCGCGCAGCGAGGAGCTCCGCTTCACCGACATGTGCGGTGCACGGGGGCTGCCGGCCACCCGGATCGGTGTGATCGACGGCACCGAGATCGACGTCCAGGGGCAGTTCAGCATCCCGCTGAGCGAGCTGAAGGACGCGCACGAGGCGACGATCCCGGGCCTGATCGCCTGA
- the purS gene encoding phosphoribosylformylglycinamidine synthase subunit PurS has translation MARVVVDVMLKPEILDPQGQAVQRALPRLGFEGIADVRQGKRFELEVEGPVDDAALARIQEMAETFLANTVIEDFTVRVDS, from the coding sequence GTGGCACGCGTCGTAGTCGACGTCATGCTCAAGCCGGAGATCCTCGACCCGCAGGGGCAGGCGGTGCAGCGCGCACTGCCACGCCTGGGCTTCGAGGGGATCGCCGACGTCCGTCAGGGCAAGCGTTTCGAACTTGAGGTGGAGGGTCCGGTCGACGACGCCGCCCTCGCTCGCATCCAAGAGATGGCCGAGACCTTCCTCGCCAACACCGTCATCGAAGACTTCACCGTGCGGGTCGACTCATGA